A region of Roseobacter litoralis Och 149 DNA encodes the following proteins:
- a CDS encoding Lrp/AsnC family transcriptional regulator, which produces MLDTVDRSLLRHWQADATLNSAELAERVGISPGKAARRLARMQDAGVIEGVGAVVDWAALGYSVEVSLRVTLDKTVARAFDEFIEAARGVPEVTEIQTFLGRVDARLNIIARDMPHYHDIYRDRILTLPHIADIEALMQIARIKSEEALPI; this is translated from the coding sequence ATGCTCGACACGGTTGATCGGAGTCTCTTGCGCCATTGGCAAGCGGACGCCACCCTGAATTCGGCCGAATTGGCTGAACGTGTCGGGATCTCGCCCGGAAAGGCCGCACGACGGCTGGCGCGGATGCAGGACGCAGGCGTTATAGAAGGAGTGGGCGCGGTCGTGGATTGGGCTGCGTTGGGCTATTCGGTTGAGGTATCGCTGCGTGTCACTTTGGACAAGACCGTCGCGCGGGCGTTTGATGAATTCATCGAAGCGGCGCGGGGTGTTCCCGAGGTTACGGAAATTCAGACCTTTCTGGGCCGCGTTGATGCGCGTCTGAACATCATCGCGCGGGATATGCCACATTATCACGATATTTATCGCGACCGCATTCTGACCCTGCCGCATATCGCCGACATCGAAGCCCTGATGCAGATCGCCCGGATCAAATCCGAAGAGGCACTGCCCATATGA
- a CDS encoding Lrp/AsnC family transcriptional regulator — MIELDDIDRRLVRALADDALQSAGALGRRFGLSQPATWRRIRKLEAAGVLRGRRLRLNAQSLGFGVTVFLGVKLATKGRVSLEDFERAVSAIPEVQQVEHVLGLYDYRLRVVARDLPDFERVLRRRIMTLPGAGEVEANVLLSEERLPGPL; from the coding sequence ATGATCGAATTGGATGATATTGACCGACGCCTTGTGCGCGCCCTTGCCGATGACGCGTTGCAAAGTGCCGGCGCATTGGGGCGGCGGTTTGGCCTGTCACAGCCTGCGACATGGCGACGCATTCGCAAACTTGAGGCGGCGGGGGTGTTGCGGGGTCGCCGCCTGCGCCTGAATGCGCAAAGCCTTGGTTTTGGGGTCACGGTCTTTCTGGGCGTAAAACTCGCCACCAAGGGGCGCGTCAGCCTTGAAGATTTTGAGCGGGCGGTCAGCGCGATCCCCGAAGTGCAGCAGGTCGAGCATGTTCTGGGGCTCTATGATTACCGCCTGCGCGTGGTGGCGCGTGATCTGCCCGACTTTGAACGCGTGCTGCGCCGCCGGATCATGACACTGCCCGGTGCTGGTGAGGTCGAGGCGAATGTGCTTTTGAGCGAGGAACGCTTGCCCGGGCCGCTATAG
- a CDS encoding aminotransferase class V-fold PLP-dependent enzyme, producing MAALLDTIDPDGLEEFSVVFTDRSLNSMSAAFQQVMNDISGMLKDVYSADAVVIIPGGGTFGMEAVARQFARNADVLVVRNGWFSYRWSQIFETGGLTSGATVLKARQTGNASPSPFAPTPIEEVVATIREQKPDVVFAPHVETSAGVILPDDYVTAMAAAAHEVGALMVLDCIASGCAWIDMRKTGVDVLISAPQKGWSASPSAGLVMLSDRAVARLAETQSDSFAIDLGKWHSIMQAYENGGHAYHATMPTDALRAFRDTMLETREYGFERLKDAQWDLGNRVRDMLAAKGVVSVAADGFGAPGVVVSYTADPDIQNGKKFMAQGMQIAAGVPLQCDEPADFRTFRLGLFGLDKLYDVDGTLARLSRVLDDVI from the coding sequence ATGGCTGCCTTGCTTGACACAATTGACCCCGATGGCCTTGAAGAGTTTTCGGTTGTGTTCACCGACCGGTCGTTGAACTCCATGAGCGCTGCTTTTCAGCAGGTGATGAACGACATTTCTGGTATGCTCAAAGACGTCTACAGTGCGGACGCGGTGGTGATCATCCCGGGCGGCGGGACTTTCGGGATGGAAGCGGTCGCCCGGCAATTCGCGCGCAATGCGGACGTATTGGTGGTGCGTAATGGCTGGTTTTCTTACCGCTGGAGCCAGATTTTCGAAACAGGTGGATTGACGTCGGGGGCCACGGTTCTCAAGGCACGCCAGACCGGAAACGCCAGCCCATCCCCCTTTGCACCGACGCCAATCGAAGAGGTTGTCGCGACCATTCGCGAGCAAAAACCGGATGTGGTTTTTGCACCGCACGTTGAGACAAGTGCGGGTGTCATTCTGCCGGATGACTATGTCACCGCGATGGCGGCCGCCGCGCATGAGGTCGGCGCGTTGATGGTTCTGGACTGCATCGCGTCGGGCTGCGCGTGGATTGATATGCGCAAAACCGGTGTCGATGTGCTGATTTCAGCGCCGCAGAAAGGCTGGTCCGCGTCCCCGTCGGCGGGGCTTGTGATGCTGTCGGACCGTGCCGTGGCACGCTTGGCCGAGACGCAGTCGGACAGTTTTGCGATTGATCTGGGCAAGTGGCACAGCATCATGCAGGCCTATGAAAATGGCGGGCATGCCTATCACGCGACAATGCCTACGGATGCGTTGCGCGCGTTCCGCGACACAATGTTGGAAACGCGGGAGTACGGTTTTGAGCGCCTGAAGGATGCACAATGGGACCTTGGCAACCGGGTGCGCGACATGCTGGCCGCAAAAGGGGTCGTTTCGGTCGCGGCGGATGGGTTTGGCGCACCGGGCGTCGTGGTCAGCTATACCGCCGATCCGGATATCCAGAATGGCAAGAAGTTCATGGCGCAGGGCATGCAGATCGCGGCGGGTGTGCCGCTTCAGTGCGATGAACCGGCTGATTTCAGAACATTCCGTCTGGGGCTCTTTGGGCTAGACAAGCTTTATGACGTCGATGGGACCCTTGCCCGCCTGTCGCGGGTGCTGGACGACGTTATCTGA
- a CDS encoding UbiH/UbiF family hydroxylase translates to MTDLTCDILISGGGIAGLTAAAAFGTAGFDVICVDPSPPITDRADLKADMRSTAMLQPAREVLTAAGLWDRLAPHASPLQVMRIVDAGGPEPQARMTKDFNASDVSDLPFGWNLPNWLLRREMVERLTELPNVDFRPGTGTKSLFTRENEARVGLTDGSRVRAKLVVAADGRASRMREAAGIPVSTTRYGQKALAFAVKHPIPHENVSTEIHRTGGPFTLVPLPDHEGMPSSAVVWMDDGPVSQQRFHSEVERFEEEMSERSCYLFGPLSLASHRTIWPIITQKADRLSGERLALIAEAAHVVPPIGAQGLNMSLADTSTLLALAQERPEGLGDRKMLDAYHKARDNDIALRVRGIDLLNRASQVHTPALRDARAMGLNALYALGPVRRTLMQMGLGVR, encoded by the coding sequence ATGACAGATCTAACGTGTGATATTCTGATATCGGGTGGTGGTATCGCAGGGCTTACGGCGGCAGCCGCGTTCGGCACCGCAGGTTTTGATGTGATCTGTGTTGATCCTTCCCCGCCGATCACCGATCGTGCCGATCTAAAGGCTGATATGCGTTCAACCGCCATGTTGCAGCCCGCACGCGAGGTGTTAACCGCTGCGGGCCTGTGGGACCGGCTAGCGCCGCACGCCTCCCCCTTGCAGGTCATGCGCATCGTGGATGCTGGCGGGCCAGAGCCACAAGCGCGCATGACAAAAGACTTCAACGCCTCGGATGTGTCGGATCTGCCTTTTGGTTGGAACCTGCCCAATTGGCTGCTGCGCCGCGAAATGGTGGAGCGGCTGACTGAATTGCCAAATGTCGATTTCCGCCCCGGCACAGGAACGAAATCCCTGTTCACGCGGGAAAACGAGGCCCGTGTCGGATTGACGGATGGATCGCGCGTGCGCGCCAAACTGGTGGTGGCCGCGGATGGGCGCGCCTCGCGCATGCGCGAAGCCGCAGGTATCCCGGTAAGCACCACCCGCTATGGGCAAAAAGCGCTGGCATTTGCCGTAAAACATCCGATCCCCCATGAAAACGTATCGACCGAAATACATCGCACGGGCGGCCCGTTCACCCTTGTACCGCTTCCGGATCATGAGGGGATGCCATCGTCGGCGGTGGTCTGGATGGATGACGGCCCCGTGAGCCAACAGCGTTTCCATAGCGAAGTGGAGCGCTTCGAAGAAGAGATGTCTGAGCGCAGTTGCTATTTATTCGGTCCGCTATCTCTCGCCTCCCACCGCACGATCTGGCCGATCATCACGCAAAAAGCCGACCGCCTGTCCGGTGAGCGCCTCGCGTTGATCGCCGAAGCGGCCCACGTTGTGCCGCCCATCGGGGCGCAAGGTCTGAACATGAGCCTTGCCGATACATCGACGCTGCTGGCGCTTGCGCAGGAACGCCCAGAGGGGCTTGGTGATCGCAAGATGCTGGATGCGTATCACAAGGCACGCGATAACGATATTGCCCTGCGGGTGCGCGGGATTGACCTGCTGAACCGTGCCAGTCAAGTGCACACGCCCGCCCTGAGAGACGCGCGTGCCATGGGGTTGAATGCCCTATATGCGCTCGGTCCCGTCCGGCGCACCCTGATGCAGATGGGACTTGGCGTCAGATAA
- a CDS encoding pyrimidine 5'-nucleotidase, with product MVKAAFSDVRHWVFDLDHTLYPPSARLFDLIEVRMTAYVMQALGVEEQQADHLRKQYWAEHGTTLAGLMREHDVDPGPYLTDVHDIPLDRLSPDPQLAKNIRALPGRRIVYTNGCAPYAERVLEARGLAGVFDAVYGVEHADFMPKPDHAAFEKVFARDGVQTKTAAMFEDDPRNLKAPHAMGMRTVHVADQADNGDHIHFHTDDLSGFLARII from the coding sequence ATGGTTAAAGCTGCTTTTTCGGATGTGCGCCACTGGGTCTTTGATCTTGACCACACGCTATACCCCCCATCTGCCCGTTTGTTTGATCTCATCGAGGTGCGCATGACCGCATATGTCATGCAAGCGCTTGGGGTTGAGGAGCAGCAGGCAGATCACTTGCGCAAACAGTATTGGGCGGAACATGGCACAACACTTGCAGGTCTCATGCGCGAACATGATGTCGATCCGGGCCCCTACCTGACGGATGTACATGATATCCCGCTGGATCGCCTGTCACCTGATCCGCAACTGGCGAAAAACATTCGCGCCCTTCCCGGGCGGCGCATCGTTTACACTAACGGCTGCGCACCCTACGCCGAAAGGGTGTTGGAGGCGCGCGGGTTAGCAGGCGTCTTTGATGCGGTTTACGGCGTTGAACATGCGGACTTCATGCCCAAACCGGACCATGCAGCCTTCGAAAAAGTATTTGCCAGAGATGGCGTGCAAACCAAGACCGCCGCCATGTTCGAAGATGACCCCCGCAACCTCAAGGCACCACATGCCATGGGCATGCGCACGGTCCATGTGGCAGATCAAGCGGACAACGGCGATCACATCCATTTCCACACCGATGATTTAAGCGGGTTCCTGGCAAGGATAATTTAA
- a CDS encoding GntR family transcriptional regulator, with protein MQKPQNTDAYSMILEAIDLGIYRPGSRLVESELAERFGVSRTPIREALQRLETQSLLARDGRSLIVASLDHNQMAELYVVRRELEGLAARLAAQHATPEEVRILREMVEADNALIDDPVALARANRRFHKQVHLASHNRYLVQQLDLVHRTMALMATTSLAAQGRGAIAQAEHDGIVRAIEEKNEEAAYVALRDHISVAFITRLKQDAKRREEEV; from the coding sequence ATGCAAAAGCCTCAGAATACAGATGCCTATTCGATGATCCTCGAAGCGATTGACCTCGGGATTTACAGGCCGGGCAGCAGGCTGGTCGAAAGCGAGCTTGCAGAGCGTTTCGGTGTCTCGCGTACGCCAATCCGCGAAGCGCTGCAGCGCCTTGAGACGCAGTCCTTGCTGGCACGGGATGGTCGAAGCCTGATTGTCGCGTCTTTGGATCACAATCAGATGGCGGAATTGTATGTCGTGCGCCGTGAGCTGGAAGGTCTGGCGGCGCGATTGGCCGCGCAACATGCAACGCCGGAAGAGGTCCGCATTCTGCGCGAGATGGTTGAGGCCGACAATGCTCTTATTGATGATCCGGTCGCTTTGGCGCGGGCGAATCGGCGGTTTCACAAGCAGGTGCATCTTGCCTCGCACAACAGATATCTGGTGCAGCAACTTGATCTGGTGCATCGCACGATGGCGTTGATGGCGACGACGTCGCTGGCAGCGCAGGGTCGCGGCGCGATTGCGCAGGCAGAACATGACGGGATCGTGCGTGCCATTGAGGAAAAGAACGAAGAAGCGGCCTATGTGGCCCTCAGAGACCACATTTCCGTGGCGTTCATAACGCGACTAAAGCAGGATGCAAAACGCCGCGAGGAAGAGGTCTAG